A part of Corynebacterium afermentans subsp. lipophilum genomic DNA contains:
- the steA gene encoding putative cytokinetic ring protein SteA — protein MTVAPSAQEPTKEPPASELRGTLRDCTPQGKGLGKLSEGDIVFVDAPDMQRRLAEQIIARRPAAVVNLAPYSTGTLPTFGPHLLLDAGVPLFEAAGTDLRGKIRDGKKATVSPTGQITVGRKAAGQAQPVTRTEVDATFSQAQRGLVENMEAYFGNTIEFIHSEAALLIDGVGAPELGDIMTERKVLVVSPAPDTRQRMEELKNFMQEYTPVVIGVGSAADTLASMGYAPDIIVGDPKDVASENLRSDAKVILPAEPDGYAPGLERIQDLGVGAMTFPAATDSPTDLAILLATFHDAEMIVTVGQPVELDRIFADSATTEGTPATEPAALLARLKAGRKIVDSSVITNLYAVESGAGVAWAWAILGVLVAAAVAILIAGLGGNGNFADNLVDTWNTIALTVRGWFDGWTN, from the coding sequence ATGACTGTTGCACCCTCCGCTCAAGAACCGACCAAGGAACCGCCCGCGTCCGAGCTGCGCGGCACCTTGCGCGACTGCACCCCGCAGGGCAAGGGACTGGGCAAGCTTAGCGAGGGCGACATCGTATTCGTGGACGCACCCGACATGCAGCGCCGCTTGGCTGAGCAGATTATCGCGCGTCGCCCGGCGGCGGTGGTCAACCTCGCGCCGTACTCCACTGGCACGCTGCCCACGTTCGGCCCGCACTTGCTTCTCGACGCCGGCGTGCCGCTGTTCGAAGCAGCTGGCACGGACCTGCGCGGGAAGATCCGCGACGGCAAGAAAGCTACTGTGTCGCCGACCGGCCAGATCACCGTGGGGCGCAAGGCCGCCGGCCAAGCGCAGCCGGTGACCCGCACCGAGGTCGACGCCACGTTCTCCCAGGCCCAGCGCGGCCTGGTGGAGAACATGGAGGCCTACTTCGGCAACACCATCGAGTTCATCCACTCGGAGGCGGCGCTGCTTATCGACGGCGTCGGTGCCCCGGAACTCGGCGACATCATGACCGAGCGCAAGGTGCTGGTGGTCTCGCCGGCTCCCGACACTCGCCAGCGCATGGAGGAACTGAAGAACTTCATGCAGGAATACACGCCGGTTGTCATCGGTGTGGGTTCCGCAGCGGACACGCTTGCGTCCATGGGCTACGCGCCGGACATCATCGTGGGCGACCCGAAGGACGTGGCGTCTGAGAACCTGCGCTCGGACGCGAAGGTGATTTTGCCCGCGGAGCCGGACGGCTACGCGCCTGGTTTGGAACGCATTCAGGATCTGGGCGTGGGGGCCATGACGTTCCCAGCCGCGACAGATTCCCCGACGGACCTCGCGATTTTGCTGGCGACGTTCCACGACGCCGAGATGATCGTCACCGTGGGCCAGCCGGTGGAGCTGGACCGTATCTTCGCGGATTCCGCTACCACCGAGGGCACCCCGGCCACGGAACCGGCGGCGCTGCTCGCGCGGCTGAAGGCGGGGCGCAAGATTGTGGATTCCTCCGTGATTACCAACCTGTACGCTGTCGAGTCCGGCGCAGGTGTGGCATGGGCGTGGGCGATCCTCGGCGTGCTGGTCGCTGCCGCGGTGGCGATCCTGATCGCCGGGCTGGGCGGCAACGGCAACTTCGCCGACAACCTCGTGGACACCTGGAACACCATCGCGCTGACGGTGCGCGGCTGGTTCGATGGCTGGACTAACTAG
- a CDS encoding copper transporter, whose translation MAKTQGRVGLIAAGLGWGAALGIALGALVLAPAMPGNVDLGFSQYKADAPAKPVVDDAEYEAAQARAEEANDLLAQESGSIVSGALKDVPVTIVRTAAADAEDVESVRWLLNAAGASDSGELTLTERFSDQAGADELSSIVANTLPSGAKLSVEDRSPGLHAGQSLATVLFDDGTSGESKTLPDDRTLVLDSLQQAGFIEFSGSIVPAGAVVIVDGPARTSDFSAQVIGDFAKALGAEGKTALATQGAEPDAISGIKTVGGVDAEAGRIKSVLAVSSGGGGA comes from the coding sequence ATGGCGAAGACTCAAGGCAGGGTAGGCCTCATCGCAGCTGGCCTGGGATGGGGCGCAGCGCTCGGAATCGCGCTGGGCGCTTTAGTGCTGGCACCAGCGATGCCGGGAAATGTAGACCTCGGCTTCTCCCAGTACAAGGCTGACGCCCCCGCGAAGCCAGTCGTAGACGATGCGGAATACGAGGCCGCGCAGGCGCGAGCAGAGGAGGCGAACGACCTGTTGGCGCAGGAATCCGGCTCCATCGTCTCTGGTGCGCTCAAGGACGTGCCGGTGACCATCGTGCGCACGGCCGCGGCGGACGCAGAAGATGTCGAGTCCGTGCGCTGGCTGCTCAACGCCGCCGGAGCATCCGATTCCGGAGAGCTGACGCTGACGGAGCGTTTCTCCGACCAGGCGGGCGCGGACGAGCTGTCCAGCATCGTCGCAAACACACTGCCTTCAGGTGCGAAGCTGTCGGTGGAGGACCGCTCCCCGGGGCTTCACGCAGGTCAGTCCCTCGCGACCGTGCTGTTCGACGACGGCACTTCCGGCGAATCCAAAACTCTGCCGGATGACCGCACGCTTGTGCTGGACTCACTGCAGCAGGCCGGGTTTATCGAATTCAGCGGTTCCATCGTGCCCGCCGGCGCTGTGGTGATCGTGGACGGCCCGGCGCGTACTAGCGACTTCAGCGCACAGGTCATCGGCGACTTTGCCAAGGCGCTCGGGGCAGAAGGCAAAACCGCGCTGGCTACCCAGGGCGCTGAGCCCGATGCGATCAGCGGGATAAAGACTGTCGGCGGCGTGGACGCGGAGGCCGGGCGCATCAAGTCCGTGCTTGCTGTGTCCAGTGGTGGCGGCGGGGCTTAA
- a CDS encoding NUDIX domain-containing protein — MSHEFTVTGSEVVLDAPIIAVRRDQVVMPGGNEAAREIVEHFGAVAVVALDDQGRVALVEQYRHSVGERLLELPAGLLDMHAEDELSCAKRELQEEAGLAADEWGVLVDLVTSPGFAEEAVRVFIARGLHEVERPEAENEEADMGFAWVDLEEAADKALRGEVVNSIAVSGILAAARLVARGEKPRPVDEPFHLRPTSLANRRAEEGIVPDMKRV, encoded by the coding sequence ATGAGCCACGAATTCACTGTCACTGGATCCGAAGTCGTCCTTGACGCGCCAATCATCGCGGTGCGCCGCGACCAGGTGGTTATGCCGGGCGGCAACGAGGCGGCGCGCGAGATTGTGGAGCACTTCGGCGCCGTCGCCGTGGTCGCGCTGGACGATCAGGGGCGCGTGGCGCTGGTGGAGCAGTACCGCCACAGCGTGGGTGAGCGCCTGCTGGAGCTTCCCGCCGGGCTGTTGGACATGCACGCGGAGGACGAGCTGAGCTGCGCGAAGCGGGAACTGCAGGAGGAGGCGGGCCTGGCTGCGGACGAGTGGGGCGTGCTGGTGGACTTAGTCACCTCGCCGGGGTTCGCGGAGGAAGCAGTGCGGGTGTTCATTGCCCGCGGCCTGCACGAAGTGGAACGTCCCGAGGCCGAAAACGAGGAGGCCGACATGGGCTTTGCGTGGGTGGACCTGGAGGAGGCCGCTGATAAGGCGCTGCGCGGCGAAGTGGTCAACTCGATTGCGGTCTCCGGCATCCTCGCGGCCGCGCGCCTGGTGGCCCGGGGCGAAAAACCCAGGCCTGTCGACGAGCCGTTCCACCTGCGCCCGACTTCTTTGGCCAACCGCCGCGCGGAAGAAGGCATCGTGCCGGACATGAAACGGGTCTAG
- the xerD gene encoding site-specific tyrosine recombinase XerD, translating to MDAEALAQRWLTHLAVERGVSPHTLSNYTRDVHRYTAWLAAVGKTDLSQVSAADIEAYVADLRRGVDGAKPLAASSAGRALTVARGLHKFGVDEGVLPADAAAEVSPPRTGERLPDTLSIEEVAKLLDACPTETPSGLRDKALLETLYATGARVSEVLGLSVDDASAALDGEYGGVLAVTGKGNKQRLVPLGSKAQEALEAYLVRGRPTFANGTSHALLLNKRGGALSRQSAWNAIKAAADRAGIDKDISPHTLRHSFATHLLEGGADVRSVQELLGHASVTTTQIYTHITADNLREVWRSTHPRA from the coding sequence GTGGACGCGGAGGCGCTGGCGCAGCGCTGGCTGACCCATCTTGCCGTCGAAAGGGGCGTGTCACCCCACACACTGAGCAACTACACACGCGATGTGCACCGCTACACCGCGTGGCTGGCCGCGGTTGGCAAAACGGATTTGAGTCAGGTCAGCGCCGCCGACATCGAGGCGTACGTCGCGGACCTGCGCCGCGGTGTGGACGGGGCGAAGCCCCTGGCCGCGTCCTCGGCAGGGCGCGCGCTGACCGTCGCGCGCGGTCTGCACAAGTTCGGTGTGGACGAGGGCGTCCTGCCAGCTGACGCGGCCGCTGAGGTCTCGCCGCCGCGGACCGGCGAGCGGCTGCCAGACACCTTGAGCATCGAAGAGGTGGCCAAGCTTCTCGACGCATGCCCGACCGAAACCCCATCCGGCCTGCGCGACAAAGCGCTGTTGGAGACGCTCTACGCCACCGGCGCCCGTGTCTCGGAAGTGCTGGGCTTAAGCGTCGACGACGCCAGCGCCGCCTTGGACGGCGAGTACGGCGGCGTGCTCGCGGTGACTGGCAAGGGCAACAAACAACGATTGGTGCCGCTGGGATCAAAGGCGCAGGAGGCACTGGAGGCGTACTTGGTGCGCGGGCGTCCGACGTTTGCCAACGGGACCTCGCACGCGCTGCTGCTGAATAAGCGCGGCGGAGCGTTGTCCCGCCAAAGCGCGTGGAACGCGATCAAGGCTGCGGCAGACCGGGCGGGTATTGACAAGGACATCTCGCCACACACATTGCGGCATTCGTTTGCCACGCACTTGCTGGAAGGCGGGGCGGACGTGCGAAGCGTTCAGGAACTCCTCGGGCACGCCTCAGTGACCACCACGCAGATTTACACCCACATCACAGCCGATAACCTGCGCGAAGTTTGGCGCAGTACGCACCCACGTGCGTAG
- a CDS encoding ParA family protein, with product MADEALFDAADQKTFLTGRPWREFAQPKELDKHGPATVISMVNQKGGVGKTTSTINLGACLAEQGRKVLLVDLDPQGALSAGLGVSYEEEQVTVYDLLFDNTASIHAAINTTNVSGLDVVPANIDLSAAEIQLVNEVGREHTLARALRPVRNEYDFIILDCGPSLGLLTVNALACSHGVIIPMECEYFSLRGLALLTDTVEKVRDRINFDLDIVGILVTMFDRRTTHAREVMDRVVEVFGERVFDTVITRTVRFPETSVAGEPIITWAPNSQGADQYRNLALEVLERTS from the coding sequence ATGGCGGACGAGGCGCTGTTTGACGCTGCGGACCAGAAGACGTTTCTGACCGGGCGGCCCTGGCGCGAATTTGCCCAGCCGAAGGAGCTGGACAAGCACGGGCCCGCCACGGTGATCTCCATGGTCAACCAGAAGGGTGGCGTGGGCAAAACCACCTCGACGATCAACCTCGGCGCCTGCCTGGCGGAACAAGGCCGCAAGGTGCTTCTCGTGGACCTGGACCCGCAGGGCGCGCTCTCGGCAGGTCTGGGCGTTTCCTACGAAGAGGAGCAGGTCACCGTCTACGACCTGCTGTTCGATAACACCGCGAGCATCCACGCCGCGATTAACACGACCAACGTCTCCGGCCTGGATGTGGTGCCCGCCAACATCGACCTGTCGGCGGCGGAGATCCAGCTGGTCAACGAGGTCGGGCGCGAGCACACGCTCGCCCGCGCCCTGCGTCCGGTGCGAAACGAGTACGACTTCATCATCCTCGACTGCGGGCCGTCCCTCGGCCTGCTCACCGTCAACGCGCTTGCCTGCTCCCACGGCGTGATCATTCCAATGGAGTGCGAATACTTCTCCCTGCGCGGCTTGGCACTGCTCACAGACACAGTGGAGAAGGTGCGCGACCGCATCAACTTCGACCTGGACATCGTGGGCATCCTGGTGACCATGTTCGACCGCCGCACCACCCATGCCCGCGAGGTGATGGACCGGGTGGTGGAGGTCTTCGGCGAGCGCGTCTTCGACACCGTGATCACCCGCACCGTGCGCTTCCCGGAGACATCTGTGGCCGGCGAGCCGATCATTACCTGGGCGCCGAACTCCCAGGGCGCGGACCAGTACCGCAACCTTGCGCTCGAGGTGCTGGAGCGCACCAGCTAG
- a CDS encoding segregation and condensation protein A yields MAAAPEQYPQPEITGFTLALKNFEGPFDLLLTLIQSKKLDVTEVALAEVTDEFIAYTRALGETEALDEVTEFLVVAATLLDLKTARLLPGNDGDNIEDLELLEARDLLFARLLQYRAYQRVADQFAEWQKLALRRYPRAVSMEPRFVDLLPPVDLGHTAASFAELAASVFRPRPPEEVRTDHLHAQAVSVPEQAGKILDTLKLAGAGSWLTFAALTRDCTRSMEVVGRFLALLELYKAKAVETEQPEALGRLDVSWTGLEVDPAVVAASNWT; encoded by the coding sequence GTGGCGGCAGCGCCCGAGCAGTACCCCCAGCCGGAGATCACCGGGTTCACCCTGGCTCTGAAGAACTTTGAGGGGCCGTTCGACCTGCTGCTCACGCTGATCCAGTCGAAGAAGCTGGACGTGACAGAGGTGGCGTTGGCAGAGGTGACCGACGAGTTCATCGCCTATACGCGCGCGCTCGGGGAGACGGAGGCACTGGACGAGGTCACTGAGTTCCTCGTCGTCGCGGCGACCCTGCTGGACCTGAAGACCGCGCGCCTGCTTCCGGGAAACGACGGCGACAACATCGAGGATCTCGAGCTTTTGGAGGCGCGCGACCTGCTGTTCGCGCGCCTGCTGCAATACCGCGCCTACCAACGCGTGGCCGACCAGTTCGCCGAGTGGCAAAAGCTCGCGCTGCGGCGCTACCCGCGCGCGGTTTCCATGGAGCCGCGGTTCGTGGACCTGCTGCCGCCGGTGGATCTCGGGCACACAGCTGCGAGTTTCGCCGAGCTAGCCGCCAGCGTGTTCCGCCCCCGGCCGCCGGAGGAGGTGCGCACAGACCACCTGCACGCACAAGCGGTGTCCGTGCCAGAACAGGCGGGCAAGATCCTGGACACGCTGAAGCTGGCGGGTGCCGGCTCATGGCTGACGTTCGCGGCGCTCACGCGCGATTGCACCCGATCCATGGAGGTAGTGGGCAGGTTCCTGGCGCTGCTGGAGCTGTACAAGGCCAAGGCCGTGGAGACGGAGCAGCCGGAAGCGCTCGGGCGCCTGGATGTGTCCTGGACCGGGCTTGAGGTGGACCCAGCGGTCGTTGCCGCCTCGAACTGGACGTAA
- the scpB gene encoding SMC-Scp complex subunit ScpB, with protein MDSLPMVSQLRSRIESVLLVIDAPVAVEQLASALGATNEEVSDLLREFARELDERGSGMDLRETAEGWRLYTRTDNADAVEAFLLDGTQKKLSRAAMETLAVVAYRQPVTRAQVAGVRGVNVDGVMRTLALRGLIAEVDPGEAGEDAPDHGAHRYVTTELFLELLGIDSLERLPELAPLLPDIDSIEDAW; from the coding sequence ATGGATAGCTTGCCCATGGTCTCCCAGCTGCGCTCCCGCATCGAGTCGGTGCTGCTGGTCATCGACGCGCCCGTCGCCGTGGAGCAGCTGGCAAGTGCGCTCGGCGCGACGAACGAGGAAGTATCCGACCTGCTGCGCGAATTCGCCCGCGAGCTGGACGAGCGCGGCTCCGGCATGGACCTGCGCGAAACCGCGGAGGGCTGGCGCCTGTACACCCGCACCGACAACGCCGACGCGGTGGAGGCGTTCCTGCTGGATGGCACGCAGAAGAAGCTGTCTCGCGCGGCGATGGAAACACTCGCGGTGGTGGCGTACCGCCAGCCGGTCACCCGCGCGCAGGTCGCGGGCGTGCGCGGCGTGAACGTGGACGGCGTGATGCGCACGCTCGCACTGCGAGGGCTGATCGCCGAGGTGGACCCGGGGGAGGCAGGGGAGGACGCGCCGGATCACGGCGCGCACCGCTACGTCACCACCGAGCTGTTTTTGGAGCTTCTAGGCATCGATTCCTTGGAACGCCTGCCGGAGCTTGCGCCGCTGCTTCCGGACATCGATTCCATCGAGGATGCCTGGTAA
- a CDS encoding pseudouridine synthase, producing the protein MTPPARRDGTPDKRGKDDTFYISYAKPAKKQNVRLNKRRQNAAKNQPNPLDDNWWDEDPAAAKAAAEGVRLQKVLAQAGVASRRHAEAMIEQGRVEVNGEIVMRQGMRVNPNVDIIRVDGARINVNEEHEYFVFNKPRGVHSTMKDEMDRVSVGSYLAERTASGQRLFHVGRLDADTEGLLLLTNDGEMANRLTHPKYEVAKTYLATVLGEANNAVVKQLKEGIELDDGPAKVDYAQIVDVHNGQSIVRVELHEGRKHIVRRMLKQAGFPVQRLVRTKFHTVQLGDMKPGSMRALNSSELASLYKAVGM; encoded by the coding sequence ATGACACCACCCGCTCGCCGAGATGGCACACCGGATAAGCGTGGGAAGGACGATACGTTCTACATCTCCTACGCCAAGCCGGCTAAGAAACAGAATGTCCGCCTGAACAAGAGGCGCCAAAACGCCGCGAAGAATCAACCGAACCCGCTGGACGATAACTGGTGGGACGAAGACCCGGCAGCGGCGAAGGCCGCGGCTGAAGGCGTTCGACTGCAGAAGGTGCTCGCGCAAGCGGGCGTAGCTTCCCGTCGACACGCAGAAGCGATGATCGAGCAGGGCCGCGTCGAGGTCAACGGCGAAATCGTGATGCGCCAGGGCATGCGCGTGAACCCGAACGTGGATATCATCCGCGTCGACGGCGCGCGCATCAACGTCAACGAGGAGCACGAGTACTTCGTCTTCAACAAGCCCCGCGGCGTGCACTCGACTATGAAGGACGAGATGGACCGCGTCTCGGTGGGTTCCTACCTGGCGGAGCGCACCGCGTCCGGCCAGCGCCTGTTCCACGTCGGCCGCCTCGACGCGGACACCGAGGGCCTGCTGCTGCTCACCAACGACGGCGAGATGGCCAACCGCCTGACCCACCCGAAGTACGAGGTGGCCAAGACGTACTTGGCCACGGTGCTCGGCGAGGCCAACAATGCGGTGGTCAAGCAGCTCAAGGAGGGCATCGAGCTTGACGACGGCCCGGCGAAGGTGGACTACGCGCAAATCGTGGACGTGCACAACGGCCAGTCCATCGTCCGCGTGGAGCTGCACGAAGGCCGCAAGCACATTGTGCGCCGCATGCTGAAACAGGCCGGGTTCCCGGTGCAGCGACTCGTTCGCACGAAGTTCCACACGGTACAGCTCGGCGACATGAAGCCGGGTTCCATGCGCGCGCTGAACTCTTCTGAGCTTGCGTCGCTGTACAAGGCGGTGGGGATGTAA
- the cmk gene encoding (d)CMP kinase — MADTLSNTENGGLIVAVDGPSGTGKSTMCRALAKRLDAKYVDTGAMYRVATLAVLRAGVDPADTAKVIEATADLPLEVSDDPDSTEVLFAGEDVKAEIRGAEVTKHVSAVSAIPEVRVNLVELQRKLARESGRAIVEGRDIGTVVLPDAPAKVFMTASAEVRAKRRYDQDVAAGREADFDAVLADVQRRDEADSSRATSPLKPADDAVLVDTSEMTPDEVLTALTEVVERSAR, encoded by the coding sequence ATGGCTGACACACTCTCCAACACGGAAAACGGCGGGCTCATTGTGGCTGTGGACGGGCCCTCGGGCACCGGCAAGTCCACCATGTGCCGCGCGCTGGCGAAACGCCTGGACGCGAAGTACGTGGACACCGGGGCGATGTACCGCGTGGCCACGTTGGCTGTGCTGCGCGCGGGAGTTGACCCAGCCGACACGGCGAAGGTAATTGAGGCGACCGCGGACCTGCCGTTGGAGGTCTCCGACGACCCGGATTCCACCGAGGTGCTATTCGCCGGCGAGGACGTCAAGGCGGAAATCCGCGGCGCCGAGGTGACCAAGCACGTCTCCGCCGTCTCCGCCATCCCCGAGGTGCGCGTGAACCTGGTGGAACTGCAGCGCAAGCTCGCCCGCGAGTCAGGGCGCGCGATCGTGGAGGGCCGCGACATCGGCACCGTCGTGTTGCCGGATGCACCCGCGAAGGTGTTCATGACGGCGAGTGCAGAGGTGCGCGCGAAGCGACGCTACGACCAGGACGTTGCGGCGGGGCGCGAGGCGGACTTCGACGCGGTGCTTGCGGACGTGCAACGCCGCGACGAGGCAGATTCCTCGCGCGCGACCAGCCCGCTCAAGCCCGCGGACGACGCGGTGCTTGTGGACACCTCCGAGATGACCCCGGACGAGGTCCTGACGGCACTGACCGAGGTCGTGGAAAGGAGCGCACGATGA
- the der gene encoding ribosome biogenesis GTPase Der: protein MSERNNNPSSNDEHLEPETQFIQPGIDRSGYTDMDAYVVGADSAEYYENKDFNAEEDLQGFEDAGIDESEFGEADFGEGYDSDDELTEEEWAELEAEYGIAQPDVVTEALPTVSIVGRPNVGKSSLVNRFIGRREAVVEDHPGVTRDRVSYITDWGGRRFWVQDTGGWDPDAKGIHAAIARQAEAAMATSDVIVMVVDAKTAITETDAVMARNLQRSEVPVILVANKFESDSQWGDVAEFYALGLGDPWPVSALHGRGGADVLDEIMRLFPAEPRVKESITGGPRRVALVGRPNVGKSSLLNKLTKSNRSVVDNVAGTTVDPVDELVQLDKDLWTFIDTAGLRKKVKNAQGHEYYASLRTRGTIEAAEVCVVLIDASEEISEQDQRVISMVLEAGKAMVICFNKWDLMDEDRRYDFDREFDETMGQLKWVTKLNISADTGRGLHRLEPAMKEALENWDKRISTGQLNNWLREAIAANPPPMKNNRLPKLLFATMASTRPPTIVLFTTGFLDGGYRRYLERKFREQFGYHGTPVRIAVRVRERRGKKG, encoded by the coding sequence ATGAGCGAGCGCAACAACAACCCCAGTTCCAACGACGAGCACCTCGAGCCGGAAACGCAGTTCATCCAGCCCGGCATCGACCGGTCCGGCTACACCGACATGGATGCCTACGTGGTCGGCGCCGATAGCGCCGAGTACTACGAGAACAAGGACTTCAACGCGGAAGAGGACCTGCAGGGCTTCGAGGACGCCGGCATCGACGAGTCCGAGTTCGGCGAGGCCGACTTTGGCGAGGGCTACGACTCTGACGACGAGCTGACCGAGGAGGAGTGGGCCGAACTCGAGGCGGAGTACGGCATCGCCCAGCCCGACGTGGTCACCGAGGCGCTGCCGACGGTTTCTATCGTGGGCCGCCCGAACGTGGGCAAGTCCTCGCTGGTGAACCGCTTCATCGGCCGCCGCGAGGCCGTGGTGGAGGACCACCCGGGTGTCACGCGCGACCGGGTCAGCTACATCACGGACTGGGGCGGGCGCCGCTTCTGGGTGCAGGACACCGGCGGCTGGGACCCGGACGCGAAGGGCATCCACGCCGCGATCGCCCGCCAGGCGGAGGCCGCGATGGCCACCTCCGATGTCATCGTCATGGTCGTGGACGCGAAAACCGCGATCACGGAGACGGACGCGGTGATGGCCCGCAACCTGCAGCGCTCCGAGGTTCCCGTGATCCTGGTGGCGAACAAGTTCGAGTCAGACAGCCAGTGGGGCGACGTGGCCGAGTTCTACGCGCTCGGCTTGGGCGACCCGTGGCCGGTCTCCGCGCTGCACGGCCGCGGCGGCGCGGATGTGCTTGACGAGATCATGCGCCTATTCCCGGCCGAACCGCGCGTGAAGGAATCCATCACCGGCGGCCCGCGCCGCGTCGCGCTGGTGGGCCGGCCTAACGTGGGCAAGTCCAGCCTGCTGAACAAGCTGACTAAGTCCAACCGCTCAGTGGTGGACAACGTTGCCGGCACCACCGTGGACCCGGTGGATGAGCTTGTGCAGCTGGATAAGGACCTGTGGACCTTCATCGACACCGCCGGCCTGCGCAAAAAGGTCAAAAACGCCCAGGGCCACGAGTACTACGCGTCGCTCCGCACCCGCGGCACCATCGAGGCCGCTGAGGTGTGCGTCGTGCTCATCGACGCCTCGGAGGAGATCTCTGAGCAGGACCAGCGCGTGATCTCCATGGTGTTAGAAGCAGGCAAGGCGATGGTCATCTGCTTTAACAAGTGGGACCTGATGGACGAGGACCGCCGCTACGACTTCGACCGCGAATTCGACGAGACTATGGGCCAGCTCAAGTGGGTGACCAAGCTAAACATCTCCGCCGACACCGGCCGGGGTCTCCACCGTCTGGAGCCGGCGATGAAGGAGGCGCTGGAGAACTGGGATAAGCGCATCTCCACCGGCCAGCTGAACAACTGGCTGCGCGAGGCGATCGCGGCGAACCCGCCGCCGATGAAGAACAACCGCCTGCCCAAGCTGCTGTTCGCCACCATGGCCAGCACCCGTCCGCCGACAATCGTGCTGTTTACCACTGGGTTCCTCGACGGCGGGTACCGCCGTTACCTGGAGCGTAAGTTCCGCGAGCAGTTCGGCTACCACGGCACACCGGTGCGCATTGCGGTGCGCGTGCGCGAGCGGCGCGGCAAGAAGGGCTAG
- a CDS encoding alpha/beta hydrolase family esterase, with translation MRQRTLEVGGVERSYHVCVPAGHAGALPVIVALHGKGDNGRDFLAGTGLHRARAIVAAPTGAGLAWSPAPYARTTFDEDAAFVRALIDDLRSTFATTNTYLVGFSNGGGLAVHLSLTDLDLAGVATVAAAVRATPDELAAGAQPLDYLNIHGTFDDVVPFAGEQRSPYSGREDDTTFGAPDVVAAFERRNSDRARAELIAVEGMGHEWPTGPWAARRGVDATKAIVEFFGLEFNRAS, from the coding sequence ATGCGGCAGCGCACGCTGGAGGTTGGCGGTGTGGAGCGCAGCTACCACGTCTGCGTTCCCGCAGGTCACGCTGGCGCGCTGCCGGTGATCGTCGCCCTGCACGGCAAGGGCGACAACGGCCGCGATTTCCTCGCCGGCACGGGCCTGCACCGGGCGCGCGCCATCGTCGCCGCACCAACGGGTGCGGGACTTGCCTGGTCGCCCGCGCCGTACGCCCGCACCACCTTCGATGAGGATGCGGCGTTTGTGCGTGCGCTTATCGACGACCTCCGGTCCACCTTCGCCACCACCAACACCTACCTGGTCGGCTTTTCCAACGGCGGGGGACTGGCAGTGCACCTGAGTCTGACAGACCTCGACCTCGCTGGCGTCGCCACCGTCGCAGCGGCCGTGCGTGCAACCCCGGACGAGCTAGCTGCGGGCGCGCAGCCGCTGGATTACCTGAACATTCACGGCACCTTCGACGACGTGGTGCCGTTTGCCGGCGAGCAGCGCTCCCCGTACAGCGGGAGAGAAGACGACACCACTTTTGGTGCACCCGACGTGGTGGCGGCGTTTGAGCGCCGCAACAGCGACCGCGCCCGCGCCGAACTGATTGCGGTGGAGGGCATGGGCCACGAGTGGCCCACAGGGCCGTGGGCTGCCCGGCGCGGCGTGGACGCCACCAAGGCGATAGTTGAGTTCTTCGGGCTGGAGTTTAACCGCGCCAGCTAG